Proteins from one Candidatus Margulisiibacteriota bacterium genomic window:
- a CDS encoding glycine--tRNA ligase subunit alpha — protein sequence MQTLNFQDIVAALNGYWADQGCVIRQPYDVEKGAATMSPATFFGALGPKEHNVAYIDPVRRPTDGRYGENPNRLFHYFQYQVIMKPAPLNIQDLYLDSLRAIGIEPAKHDVRFVEDNWESPTLGAWGTGWEVWAEGMEITQFTYFQQCGGFDCKPIPVEITYGLERIAMFIQKVNSVYEIKWNDTVKYGDIYLPQEREQSKYNFETADIEAVTLLFGIYEKEALRLLKNGEIIPAYDYILKSSHAFNILDARGAISVSERMAFILRIRKMARQCAKLYVERNT from the coding sequence GTGCAGACTCTCAATTTCCAGGATATTGTTGCCGCGCTCAACGGCTACTGGGCCGACCAGGGGTGCGTCATCCGCCAGCCGTACGACGTCGAAAAAGGGGCGGCCACCATGTCGCCGGCCACGTTCTTCGGCGCCCTCGGCCCCAAAGAGCATAATGTCGCCTACATCGACCCGGTCCGCCGGCCGACCGACGGCCGCTACGGGGAGAACCCGAACCGCCTCTTCCACTACTTCCAGTACCAGGTGATCATGAAACCGGCGCCTTTGAATATCCAGGACCTCTACCTCGATTCGCTCCGGGCGATCGGCATCGAACCGGCCAAGCACGACGTCCGCTTTGTCGAGGATAACTGGGAATCCCCCACCCTCGGCGCCTGGGGGACCGGCTGGGAAGTGTGGGCGGAAGGGATGGAGATCACCCAGTTCACCTACTTCCAGCAGTGCGGCGGGTTCGACTGCAAGCCGATCCCGGTCGAGATCACCTACGGCCTGGAGCGGATCGCCATGTTCATCCAGAAAGTGAACAGCGTCTACGAGATCAAATGGAACGACACCGTGAAATACGGCGACATCTACCTGCCGCAGGAACGGGAACAGTCCAAATACAATTTCGAGACCGCCGACATCGAAGCGGTCACCCTCCTCTTCGGCATCTACGAAAAAGAGGCGCTCCGGCTCCTCAAGAACGGCGAGATCATTCCGGCGTACGACTACATTCTCAAATCGTCCCACGCTTTCAACATTCTCGACGCGCGGGGGGCGATCTCCGTCTCCGAGCGAATGGCTTTCATACTAAGGATAAGGAAGATGGCGCGCCAGTGCGCCAAATTATATGTCGAACGTAATACTTGA
- the glyS gene encoding glycine--tRNA ligase subunit beta yields the protein MSNVILELGCEEIPARFMPGFLADLKKKTEEKLVRDRLTFSAVETLGTPRRLTLYIENLAAKQPDVTEELKGPLADAAFDPSGKPTPAAQGFAKAHGVTPDKLFVRTMGPKNFVFAKVTRQGKKAEEVLKTLLPEIISSLYQPLSMRWGELDYKFIRPIHNILALCGAKVVKFDLAGISSGNKTFGHRYTAARAPQLVTRVADLPAYKKQLLKLGVVVDQDERSASIKKQVEAAAKKHGAAALITDDLLSEVTFLAENPVVYVGSFKQEFLDIPQEVLITSMKKNQKYFPLVDAGGKLQAKFAVVTDGCTNAKVVEGNEKVLTARLSDARFFFEEDKREPLQMRIADLEKVAFFEKLGTIYQKTERMAKLGEWLGKRLGLDETGLKQVKRITQLCKADLTTKMVFEFPELQGVMGREYAKLSGEDPAVALGIFEHYLPRSADDELPKSLPGTVAALADRLDSIVGSFSAGNIPTGSEDPYGIRRAVQGIIKIVIDKKLDLLLDEAFQHSHKLYETLLPGSRDYPKIKAAILDFFVARLRPLLLDRGIRHDVAEAALGDFNDILDVVEKADALNAVASEPWFAGVIASADRLSRIAGHATRENVLEHDLADPEEKNLYQLYLKVNVAVAELCQKEKWAEAAKTLAQLTDPIELFFDKILVMHNDERLKTNRLALLKSLEKCYLAVADLKKIVIEGEKP from the coding sequence ATGTCGAACGTAATACTTGAGCTTGGCTGCGAGGAGATCCCGGCGCGTTTTATGCCCGGGTTCCTCGCCGACTTGAAGAAAAAAACGGAAGAGAAGCTGGTCCGCGACCGGCTGACGTTTAGCGCCGTCGAGACGCTCGGCACCCCGCGCCGGCTGACACTCTACATCGAGAACCTCGCCGCCAAACAGCCCGACGTCACCGAAGAGCTGAAAGGGCCGCTCGCCGACGCAGCGTTCGATCCCTCCGGCAAGCCGACCCCGGCGGCGCAGGGGTTCGCGAAAGCCCACGGCGTGACCCCCGACAAGCTCTTTGTCCGGACGATGGGGCCGAAGAACTTCGTTTTTGCCAAGGTCACCCGCCAGGGAAAAAAGGCGGAAGAAGTATTAAAGACCCTACTGCCGGAGATCATCTCGTCGCTTTACCAACCGCTCTCGATGCGCTGGGGCGAGCTCGACTACAAGTTCATCCGCCCAATTCACAACATCCTCGCTCTCTGCGGCGCCAAAGTCGTCAAATTCGACCTGGCCGGTATCAGCTCCGGCAATAAAACTTTCGGGCATCGCTATACAGCGGCCCGCGCCCCGCAGCTCGTGACCCGCGTCGCCGACCTGCCGGCCTACAAAAAGCAGCTGTTAAAGCTCGGCGTGGTGGTTGACCAGGACGAGCGGAGCGCGTCGATCAAAAAACAGGTCGAGGCGGCGGCCAAGAAGCACGGGGCCGCGGCGCTGATCACGGACGACCTCTTAAGCGAAGTGACTTTCCTGGCGGAAAACCCGGTCGTCTATGTCGGTTCGTTCAAACAGGAGTTTCTCGACATCCCGCAGGAAGTCTTGATCACCTCGATGAAAAAGAACCAGAAGTATTTCCCGCTGGTCGACGCCGGCGGCAAGCTCCAGGCGAAATTCGCCGTGGTGACCGACGGCTGTACCAACGCCAAAGTGGTCGAGGGGAACGAAAAGGTCCTGACCGCCCGCCTCTCCGACGCCCGCTTCTTCTTCGAAGAAGACAAGCGCGAACCGCTTCAGATGCGGATCGCCGACCTCGAAAAAGTCGCCTTCTTCGAAAAGCTCGGCACTATTTACCAGAAGACCGAAAGAATGGCCAAGCTCGGCGAGTGGCTCGGCAAACGGCTCGGCCTCGACGAAACCGGCCTTAAGCAGGTTAAACGGATCACCCAGCTCTGCAAAGCCGACCTGACGACCAAAATGGTCTTTGAATTCCCCGAACTGCAGGGGGTCATGGGGCGCGAGTACGCCAAACTCTCCGGGGAAGACCCGGCGGTCGCCCTCGGCATCTTCGAGCATTACCTCCCCCGCTCGGCCGACGACGAACTGCCCAAGTCGCTGCCGGGAACGGTCGCCGCGCTGGCGGACCGGCTTGATTCGATCGTCGGCTCCTTCTCCGCCGGCAACATCCCGACCGGCTCGGAAGACCCGTACGGGATCCGCCGCGCCGTCCAGGGGATCATCAAGATCGTCATCGATAAAAAACTCGACCTGCTCCTCGACGAGGCGTTCCAGCACTCCCATAAACTGTACGAAACGCTCCTCCCCGGCAGCCGCGATTATCCCAAAATTAAAGCGGCCATCCTCGACTTCTTCGTCGCCCGGCTCCGCCCGCTCCTCCTCGACCGGGGGATCCGCCACGACGTGGCCGAAGCGGCGCTCGGCGATTTCAACGACATCCTCGACGTCGTTGAAAAGGCGGACGCCTTGAACGCCGTCGCCTCCGAACCGTGGTTCGCCGGCGTCATCGCCTCGGCCGACCGTCTCTCCCGGATCGCCGGCCACGCCACCCGCGAGAACGTTTTGGAGCACGACCTGGCCGACCCGGAAGAAAAAAACCTCTACCAGCTTTACCTCAAGGTCAACGTCGCGGTCGCCGAGCTCTGCCAGAAGGAAAAATGGGCGGAAGCGGCCAAGACGCTCGCCCAGCTCACCGACCCGATCGAGCTCT